The following coding sequences are from one Sulfitobacter sp. HNIBRBA3233 window:
- a CDS encoding NAD(P)-dependent oxidoreductase: protein MAKQPMLKFTSVERDMPEKRSADARREDFNEIYAEYAEAKAKEQSSRCSQCGVPYCQTHCPLHNNIPDWLRLTAEGRLQEAYEVSQATNTFPEICGRICPQDRLCEGNCVIEQSGHGTVTIGSVEKYITDTAWEEGWVQPIVPDAERSESVGIIGAGPGGLAAADFLRRAGVQVTVYDRYDRAGGLLTYGIPGFKLEKDVVMRRNDQLEKGGVKFELNCNVGVDISFADIRAKHDAVIIATGVYKSRDLQAPGVGVPGLVKAIDFLTVSNKKSFGDDVPEFTDGSLNAHGKRVVVIGGGDTAMDCVRTSIRQGAESVKCLYRRDRANMPGSQREVQNAEEEGVIFEWLTAPKGFSGDPVSGVMAQRMRLGPPDATGRQAPELIEGSDYVEEADLVIMALGFEPEDLPTLWDCPDLPVNRWGTVKADYITGKTEADGVYAVGDIVRGASLVVWAIKDGRDCAEAILESFSAKSAIAAE from the coding sequence ATGGCAAAGCAACCGATGTTGAAATTCACCAGCGTTGAACGGGACATGCCCGAAAAGCGCAGCGCAGACGCACGCCGCGAGGATTTCAACGAAATCTATGCAGAATATGCAGAAGCAAAGGCCAAGGAGCAGTCCAGCCGCTGTAGCCAGTGTGGCGTTCCCTACTGCCAGACGCATTGCCCGTTGCATAACAACATCCCCGACTGGCTGCGCCTGACTGCGGAAGGGCGTTTGCAGGAAGCCTACGAAGTCAGTCAGGCCACCAATACCTTCCCCGAGATTTGCGGCCGGATTTGCCCGCAGGATCGCCTGTGCGAAGGCAACTGCGTGATCGAGCAATCGGGCCATGGCACAGTGACAATCGGCTCCGTCGAAAAATACATCACCGACACCGCGTGGGAAGAAGGCTGGGTCCAGCCCATCGTTCCGGACGCCGAACGCTCCGAAAGCGTTGGCATCATTGGCGCGGGCCCCGGTGGATTGGCTGCCGCCGATTTCTTGCGGCGTGCCGGTGTACAGGTAACTGTCTATGACCGCTACGACCGCGCGGGTGGTTTGCTGACCTACGGCATTCCCGGCTTCAAGCTGGAAAAAGATGTCGTGATGCGCCGCAACGACCAGCTGGAAAAGGGCGGCGTGAAGTTCGAACTGAACTGCAACGTCGGAGTGGACATCTCTTTCGCGGACATCCGTGCAAAGCACGATGCGGTCATCATCGCGACGGGCGTCTACAAGAGCCGCGATTTGCAGGCACCCGGCGTGGGCGTGCCGGGTCTGGTCAAGGCGATCGATTTCCTGACCGTCAGTAACAAGAAAAGCTTCGGCGACGATGTGCCGGAATTCACCGACGGCAGCCTGAATGCCCACGGAAAGCGCGTTGTGGTGATCGGTGGGGGCGATACCGCCATGGACTGCGTGCGCACCTCGATCCGGCAGGGTGCTGAATCGGTCAAATGTCTTTACCGTCGTGACCGGGCAAACATGCCCGGCTCGCAGCGGGAAGTTCAGAACGCCGAGGAAGAAGGCGTGATCTTCGAATGGCTGACAGCGCCAAAGGGCTTCTCGGGCGATCCGGTCAGTGGCGTGATGGCGCAGCGTATGCGGCTCGGGCCACCGGATGCGACCGGCCGTCAGGCGCCCGAACTGATCGAAGGATCGGATTATGTAGAGGAAGCCGACCTGGTCATCATGGCGCTCGGGTTCGAACCCGAAGACCTGCCGACCCTTTGGGACTGCCCCGATCTGCCGGTCAACCGCTGGGGAACCGTGAAGGCGGACTATATCACCGGCAAGACCGAAGCCGATGGCGTCTATGCGGTGGGTGACATCGTGCGCGGCGCCTCGCTGGTGGTCTGGGCGATCAAGGACGGGCGCGATTGCGCAGAAGCGATCCTTGAAAGCTTCAGCGCAAAATCGGCCATCGCTGCGGAGTAA
- a CDS encoding undecaprenyl-diphosphate phosphatase — MMENTTLVAALLGLLEGLTEFIPVSSTGHILLAGHFLGFDSAGKTFEVVIQLGAVLAILTIYAQRLVSVFAAAPHDPQARRFILSVLVAFLPAVVIGVLAHDFIKTVLFETPMLIAVMLILGGIVLVFVDRIAPEPIHEDAMRLPLPMAIKIGFIQCLAMVPGVSRSGATIVGALMLGASKRAAAEFSFFLSMPTMAGAFAYDLFKNRDVLDVSAMGEIAVGFAMAFVSAVFVVKWLLGYVSRHGYALFGWWRIFVGVVALAFLISGF; from the coding sequence CTGATGGAAAATACGACACTGGTCGCGGCTCTTCTGGGATTGCTCGAAGGGTTGACGGAATTCATCCCCGTATCGTCTACGGGTCACATCCTGCTTGCCGGTCATTTTCTGGGTTTCGACAGTGCGGGCAAGACCTTTGAGGTTGTGATCCAGCTGGGCGCGGTGCTGGCGATCCTGACGATCTACGCGCAAAGGCTGGTTTCGGTGTTTGCGGCTGCACCGCATGATCCGCAGGCCCGGCGGTTCATCCTGTCCGTTCTGGTCGCCTTTCTGCCCGCGGTTGTGATCGGGGTGCTGGCGCATGATTTCATCAAGACAGTCCTGTTCGAAACGCCGATGCTGATTGCCGTGATGCTGATCCTCGGGGGCATCGTGCTGGTTTTCGTCGACCGGATCGCGCCCGAACCCATTCACGAGGACGCGATGCGCCTGCCGCTGCCGATGGCGATCAAGATCGGGTTCATCCAGTGTCTCGCCATGGTGCCGGGCGTGTCGCGGTCCGGGGCGACGATCGTTGGCGCGCTGATGCTCGGCGCCAGCAAGCGGGCCGCGGCGGAGTTTTCGTTCTTTCTGTCGATGCCGACGATGGCGGGGGCATTCGCCTATGACCTGTTCAAGAATCGCGACGTGCTGGATGTGTCGGCCATGGGAGAGATCGCAGTGGGCTTTGCCATGGCCTTTGTCAGTGCGGTTTTCGTGGTGAAATGGCTTTTGGGCTATGTCAGCCGTCACGGGTACGCACTTTTTGGGTGGTGGCGGATTTTTGTGGGTGTCGTTGCATTAGCGTTTCTTATCAGTGGCTTTTGA